From the genome of Bacteroidetes bacterium SB0662_bin_6, one region includes:
- a CDS encoding methyltransferase domain-containing protein → MSNRSIGLSPELHEYLVRHAVRESDVLRRLREETASMEEAQMQIAPEQGAFMAMLVRMTGARRALEVGVFTGYSSIVVAQALPDDGLLTACDVSEEYARVARRNWREAGVEDKIEFRPGDAADTLRALLDEARAGTYDFAFIDADKESYGIYYELVLQLLRPGGVAALDNVLRDGRVLDPAEDDASTRAIAALNTAIAHDDRVDCCMLPIADGVTLVRKR, encoded by the coding sequence ATGTCGAACCGAAGCATAGGGCTTTCCCCCGAACTCCATGAATACCTGGTCCGTCACGCCGTTCGCGAGAGCGACGTGTTGCGGCGATTGCGGGAAGAGACCGCGTCCATGGAGGAAGCCCAGATGCAGATTGCGCCGGAACAGGGGGCGTTCATGGCGATGCTCGTGCGCATGACCGGCGCCCGCCGCGCCCTCGAAGTCGGCGTGTTCACCGGATACAGTTCCATTGTGGTCGCCCAGGCGCTTCCGGACGACGGCCTCCTGACGGCGTGTGACGTGAGTGAGGAATATGCGCGCGTAGCCCGCCGCAACTGGCGTGAAGCGGGCGTGGAGGACAAAATCGAATTCCGTCCGGGAGATGCGGCGGATACGTTGCGGGCATTACTTGACGAAGCGCGCGCAGGCACGTACGATTTTGCATTCATTGACGCCGACAAGGAATCGTACGGCATCTACTACGAGCTGGTCCTGCAGCTTCTGCGCCCGGGAGGCGTTGCGGCCCTGGACAACGTGTTGCGCGATGGCCGCGTCCTCGATCCTGCCGAAGACGACGCCAGCACCCGCGCCATTGCGGCGCTTAACACCGCCATTGCACACGACGACCGCGTGGACTGCTGCATGCTGCCCATTGCAGACGGCGTCACGCTGGTCCGGAAGCGATAA